In the Mycoplasmoides gallisepticum genome, one interval contains:
- a CDS encoding HAD-IIB family hydrolase, whose product MSLRNTKFVYTDLDDTIITSKKDAKFLYKGQHYKDLFDVPPEVVQAFQKLIEQGIYTGIATGRDYRKVYPLLTQTNMFNLPTITDDGACVYINNKCVKASYIDKSVIDRLIVLAKKFKNISYSINTPFGVYVSKNKSWWTLQDEFFNEKYHNEMFKLRYVDLSKVSNFYNDEITAITISTRPIALKPLNQREIDFFIDLNNYGNVTVTKYKQDVVIRPNESKASGIFWVKNNFNNKITKDNTVCFGDNHNDVDLFKWSNLSVAVNNAKDVYKTFAKYQADNCENLGVAKFINQFLLK is encoded by the coding sequence ATGAGCTTAAGAAATACCAAATTCGTTTATACTGATCTAGACGATACGATTATTACATCTAAAAAAGATGCTAAATTTTTATATAAAGGTCAACACTACAAAGATCTATTTGATGTCCCCCCTGAAGTAGTACAAGCGTTTCAAAAACTAATTGAACAAGGAATCTATACTGGGATAGCTACAGGAAGAGATTATCGTAAAGTATACCCATTATTAACTCAAACCAACATGTTTAATTTGCCTACGATTACAGATGATGGGGCATGTGTTTATATTAATAATAAATGTGTTAAGGCTTCTTATATTGATAAGAGCGTAATCGATCGCTTAATCGTTTTAGCTAAGAAGTTTAAAAACATCTCATATAGTATTAACACCCCGTTTGGTGTGTATGTTTCTAAGAATAAATCTTGATGAACATTACAAGATGAATTCTTTAATGAAAAATACCATAATGAGATGTTCAAATTAAGATATGTCGATCTAAGTAAGGTAAGTAATTTTTATAATGATGAGATTACAGCAATTACGATTAGTACAAGACCAATTGCACTAAAACCACTTAACCAACGTGAGATCGACTTCTTTATTGACCTAAATAACTATGGTAATGTCACTGTTACTAAATACAAACAAGATGTTGTGATTCGTCCTAACGAATCAAAAGCTAGTGGGATCTTTTGGGTAAAAAATAACTTTAACAATAAAATTACCAAAGATAATACCGTGTGTTTTGGGGATAATCACAACGATGTTGATCTATTTAAATGATCAAATCTTAGTGTGGCTGTTAATAATGCAAAAGACGTTTATAAGACTTTTGCTAAATATCAAGCAGATAATTGCGAAAATCTTGGTGTGGCTAAATTTATTAACCAATTCTTATTAAAATAA
- a CDS encoding MFS transporter — MKKSFNFNLFKYVSAVGISLIGSEAFKISSAIYIYKISGDFWLVTLLYLLIQLPSIIIYIFSNKLVKILKDKTALLLTDILSAFFLLIVFIISIWFLTSNIFSIILIVLSTILGTIHSYRFIHLKNVLYYLATDEKTLKSFNIGNSLATSIGLVLSPLMSFYLYNYLQFYWLIVFNIITYLISGILYWSLKLNINSIEFSKKTISQEIKKTKLSSWIFIFSFSILIGILLYPRQAGLIQFFAYIKDYSYNEWSFWFTLTMSISGLIATILLMILNHFNKSKIKLHILMIVMLILATSWIFIEKLTTSSYVIFIYYFLINTIQQFIFSITLPTFYSESYKLFNKKDFHKQNGWSLATRVIVSNLLIILFTFFNNKFSYYWAYLSYSLIILILSTLIITTSLIIFKTNNINKFYSSKKTFKDYEEYTKNGLWNSEKNIIEKYFFDNTKELKIYDIGCGLGRTTFELKKMFPNSKIEAIDINKIFINNCKKRNSDNSILFKHKNIIEKINEKEKYDLILFSFNGLTNIIEEEEVRMALNNIYNLLKKGGKFIFTIHDMFSTEEYKNYWLEKVKVAPNSILCKTIN; from the coding sequence ATGAAGAAATCCTTTAATTTTAATCTTTTTAAATATGTTTCAGCAGTAGGAATATCATTAATCGGTTCTGAAGCATTTAAAATTTCTTCAGCAATTTATATATATAAAATATCTGGTGATTTTTGATTGGTTACTTTATTATATTTATTAATTCAATTGCCATCAATAATTATTTATATTTTTTCAAATAAATTAGTAAAAATTCTTAAAGATAAAACCGCATTACTATTAACTGATATTTTAAGTGCTTTTTTTCTCTTGATAGTATTTATTATTTCTATTTGATTTTTAACTTCTAACATCTTTTCCATTATATTAATTGTTTTATCAACTATATTGGGTACTATACATTCTTATCGCTTTATTCATTTAAAAAATGTGTTATATTATTTAGCTACAGATGAAAAAACCTTAAAGTCCTTTAATATTGGCAATTCTCTTGCTACATCAATAGGTTTAGTTCTTTCACCTTTAATGTCATTTTATTTATATAATTATTTACAATTTTATTGATTGATAGTTTTTAATATTATTACTTATTTAATATCTGGTATATTGTATTGGAGTTTAAAACTTAATATAAATTCAATTGAATTTTCTAAAAAAACTATTTCACAAGAGATTAAAAAAACTAAATTATCAAGCTGAATATTTATTTTTTCTTTCTCTATTTTAATTGGTATATTACTTTATCCTAGACAAGCGGGATTGATACAATTTTTCGCATATATTAAAGATTATAGTTATAATGAATGATCTTTTTGATTCACATTAACTATGTCAATAAGCGGTTTAATAGCTACCATTTTATTGATGATACTAAATCATTTTAATAAATCTAAAATAAAATTACATATACTAATGATAGTAATGCTCATTTTAGCTACTTCATGAATTTTCATAGAAAAATTAACAACTTCTTCTTATGTTATTTTCATATATTATTTTTTGATCAACACTATTCAACAGTTTATTTTTAGTATCACATTACCAACCTTTTATTCTGAATCATACAAGTTATTTAATAAAAAAGATTTTCATAAGCAAAATGGTTGATCATTGGCCACTAGAGTTATAGTTTCTAATTTACTTATAATTCTATTTACATTTTTTAACAATAAATTTAGTTATTATTGAGCATATTTAAGTTATTCGCTTATTATATTAATATTGTCTACACTTATAATTACAACTTCATTAATTATTTTTAAAACAAATAATATTAATAAATTTTATTCTTCTAAAAAAACTTTTAAAGATTATGAAGAATATACAAAAAATGGTCTTTGAAATTCAGAAAAAAATATAATCGAAAAATATTTTTTCGATAATACAAAAGAATTAAAAATATACGATATTGGATGCGGACTGGGGAGAACTACTTTTGAATTAAAAAAAATGTTCCCTAATTCTAAAATTGAAGCAATTGACATAAATAAAATATTTATTAATAATTGCAAAAAAAGAAATTCTGATAATTCTATATTATTTAAGCATAAAAATATAATAGAGAAAATTAACGAAAAAGAAAAATATGATCTTATTTTGTTTTCTTTTAATGGTTTGACAAATATTATTGAAGAAGAAGAAGTTAGAATGGCTTTAAATAATATTTATAACTTGTTAAAAAAGGGTGGAAAATTCATTTTTACTATACATGATATGTTTTCTACTGAAGAATACAAAAATTATTGATTAGAAAAAGTAAAAGTGGCACCGAATTCAATTTTGTGTAAAACAATTAATTAA
- a CDS encoding MGA_1079 family surface serine endopeptidase, translated as MKRKFKLLLALNASSIFVLTPLLTACVNREAINEELKRLNANNFDFNYPNKNQTYALDAKAEQFTTNSNDQIELVEPKIIQRVNQEAKATLQYRLKSLKTNLNAEIISDILTKEISGFKQGLSLEELITNEKEKLNKTNFTFDYPDKENTFIEEARLEKIQIKTNNNYQNVELKNLTHDLKTNSISFEYQIFMENFYGQKISSNVKKVTISGFKNKQASENQNSVDTFLASYTIAENPLINQDLNIKLYSTSISEQNAPYFLNLINDKEINLKIKNIKIDDNNLNQISFTLVAQKGDYTKEEQRTFTFKNDVASLTNGLSFNSIEELYDVDYAFLNSLAGNDLRNKTNLLNSAFSKKVEKLNNLFDYEINWQKSKNDITQVEKKVRDVNRQVKNAKAFVLKWNLVVDVKLNGKTIKSFNNLKTADNRNQHDYFGGNYLYTYLLNDDFNVTYKPSQYYLTNAKFNNNKTDEALLTYINNTAEEIKKTNEKYKDITTTGRYPTLNQNYALSRELFKEIVLKSFDFNLNGWQIEEVVSYLNNDTDKFNYFYFQPNNLVKLLLKLIKNNQVVYLPLIFNNFNYDINQLEDAFFVNLVTGNNISKILSQVKIKKNNDTHQNYLASKIYDNLNDFYELPANGRYQIKFLTKDQTRLGLPNRPVQHFDDIKGEAIVQFGLFENGKYTGISTLGYTLKYFKTIEESGFYPARNWFSANDFNDTTKYTKPEVNIINEIDKINSTNFIYNFVQGSPNNQNDLRTRRTLDPKLLVEQKAFAQLNHLLTMVNNNSSQRQHDLIKNSTDLVNNVNIVNLLKDYYVYYYDVNNPKENSLSFKLGFINKTNSNIRYSADKDITLENLYNDYQLEAYPEALINNITLKNFNVKVDALKNQTSATLVNYFKTNKNINNNYFNLTEISYNNWKLPNWNNLQIAEVKNIENRIFVRLKYSKYIFPQYVNRPKDILGDTWYEIGHFSDWADDNLTDEQILDFLSAQYNMKKVFLANGKILRQRKIKLNYKDNYFDLSNNKKEITWLFKKDYYDALLKQDKVTNAKINFEFFTNILYLDENRYKRVLDSQQNLNITLDWNELVKQKTLIFKKETQSVNNIKIDFTLTFTLNEEGIHFSYKLSDDNDYLIVGNNIAETLYYHQKTLPEVKFDKNKAIYFNQNFGANINIQYQNEIENETFSEYQSNKFDYRNLSITPENMPFYIYNEAYNHGELFKYNPNENLIYKWHEGYKPSVEFMHLSYDDQRIKDVNNRVLAFNNGSSLMLGKVNKDKQDGKYYFITNNHVVNNNNTIETPWENAWKTNANFTLNGTNKHVISADDQKGVDNENATSTPIFTFWTGYKQYNDDDEIHVDSKNKLAVLPDLSTYMIDVNNIINNLKKQGKFSAALWFENLKKLPNLGISDYNKDNIAYFLEMHKTVNKNPSFENKLNFSTNRLMTGFPGYKQIGYIYNDSTIGTARESYQRTSVETSYAPIFFRGGLSGTGVVDDRGNYITSLNAASFYNFATSYYNYSVAWNNDKNKYEKFNWFGFAPNIEQLYKLANKNSLASTFLKLSAWDSTIGIPEWVFNPKQLHKN; from the coding sequence ATGAAAAGAAAATTTAAATTACTATTAGCTCTTAATGCCTCAAGCATTTTTGTTTTAACTCCTTTGCTTACTGCTTGTGTTAATCGTGAGGCTATAAATGAAGAATTAAAACGTTTAAATGCTAATAATTTTGACTTTAATTATCCTAATAAAAATCAAACTTATGCATTAGATGCTAAAGCAGAACAGTTTACAACTAATTCTAATGATCAAATAGAATTAGTTGAACCAAAAATAATTCAGCGAGTTAATCAGGAAGCTAAAGCAACTTTACAATATCGTTTAAAAAGTTTAAAAACTAATTTAAATGCTGAAATAATTAGTGATATTTTAACTAAAGAAATATCTGGATTTAAACAAGGTTTATCTTTAGAGGAATTAATAACTAATGAAAAAGAAAAATTAAATAAAACTAATTTTACTTTTGATTATCCTGATAAAGAAAACACTTTTATCGAAGAAGCAAGATTAGAAAAAATTCAAATTAAAACAAATAATAATTATCAAAATGTAGAGTTAAAAAATCTTACTCATGATTTAAAAACAAATAGTATAAGTTTTGAATATCAAATTTTTATGGAAAATTTTTATGGACAAAAAATATCTTCAAATGTTAAAAAAGTTACTATTTCAGGATTTAAAAATAAACAAGCTTCTGAAAATCAAAATAGCGTAGATACTTTTTTAGCATCTTATACAATTGCTGAAAATCCTTTAATTAATCAAGATTTAAATATTAAACTTTATTCAACTAGTATTTCAGAACAAAATGCTCCTTATTTTTTAAATTTAATAAATGATAAAGAAATAAATTTAAAAATTAAAAATATCAAAATAGATGATAATAATTTAAATCAAATTAGTTTTACTTTAGTGGCTCAAAAAGGTGATTATACTAAAGAAGAACAAAGAACATTTACTTTTAAAAATGATGTAGCTTCTTTAACTAACGGTTTGAGTTTTAACTCAATTGAAGAATTATATGATGTAGATTATGCTTTTTTAAATTCTCTAGCAGGAAATGATTTAAGAAATAAAACTAATTTGTTAAATAGTGCTTTTAGTAAAAAAGTAGAAAAATTAAATAATTTATTTGATTACGAAATTAATTGACAAAAATCAAAAAATGATATAACGCAAGTAGAAAAAAAAGTTAGAGATGTTAATCGTCAAGTAAAAAATGCTAAAGCTTTTGTTTTAAAATGAAATTTAGTTGTTGATGTTAAATTAAATGGTAAAACTATTAAAAGTTTTAATAATTTAAAAACAGCTGATAATCGTAATCAACACGATTATTTTGGTGGTAATTATTTATATACTTATTTACTTAATGATGATTTTAATGTCACATATAAACCCAGTCAATATTATTTAACCAATGCTAAATTTAATAATAATAAAACGGATGAAGCTTTATTAACTTATATTAATAATACTGCTGAAGAAATTAAAAAAACTAACGAAAAATATAAAGATATTACTACAACAGGCAGATATCCTACTTTAAATCAAAATTATGCATTAAGCAGAGAATTATTCAAAGAGATTGTTCTAAAGAGCTTTGATTTTAATCTTAATGGTTGACAAATTGAAGAAGTTGTAAGTTATTTAAATAATGATACTGATAAATTTAATTATTTTTATTTTCAACCAAATAATTTAGTTAAATTATTATTAAAATTAATTAAGAATAATCAAGTTGTTTATTTACCTCTAATTTTTAATAATTTTAATTACGATATTAATCAATTAGAAGATGCTTTTTTTGTTAATTTAGTTACTGGAAATAATATTTCTAAAATACTTTCACAAGTAAAAATTAAAAAAAATAATGATACACATCAAAATTATTTAGCTTCTAAAATTTATGACAATTTAAATGATTTTTATGAATTGCCTGCTAATGGACGCTATCAAATTAAATTTTTAACTAAAGATCAAACTAGACTTGGTTTACCAAATAGACCAGTTCAACACTTTGACGATATCAAAGGTGAAGCAATTGTTCAATTTGGCTTATTTGAAAATGGTAAATATACTGGCATTAGCACTTTAGGTTATACTTTAAAATATTTTAAAACTATAGAAGAAAGTGGTTTTTATCCAGCGAGAAATTGATTTAGTGCAAATGATTTTAATGATACAACCAAATATACAAAACCTGAAGTAAACATTATTAATGAAATAGATAAAATTAATAGTACAAACTTTATTTATAATTTTGTACAAGGTTCACCAAATAATCAAAATGATTTAAGAACCAGAAGAACTTTGGATCCTAAGTTATTAGTAGAACAAAAAGCTTTTGCACAATTAAATCATTTATTAACTATGGTTAATAACAATAGTTCACAAAGACAACATGATTTAATTAAAAATTCAACAGATTTAGTAAATAATGTCAATATAGTTAATTTATTAAAAGATTATTATGTTTATTACTATGATGTTAACAATCCTAAAGAAAATAGTTTAAGTTTTAAATTAGGTTTTATTAACAAAACTAATAGTAATATAAGATATAGCGCTGATAAAGATATTACTTTAGAAAATCTTTATAATGATTATCAATTAGAAGCTTATCCTGAAGCTTTAATAAACAATATTACTTTGAAAAATTTCAATGTTAAAGTAGATGCTCTTAAAAATCAAACGTCAGCAACATTGGTAAATTATTTTAAAACTAATAAAAATATTAATAATAATTATTTCAATTTAACTGAAATAAGCTATAACAATTGAAAATTACCCAATTGAAATAATTTACAAATAGCTGAAGTAAAAAATATTGAAAATAGAATTTTTGTCAGACTAAAATATTCAAAATACATTTTTCCACAATATGTCAATAGACCTAAAGATATTTTAGGTGATACATGATATGAAATTGGTCATTTTAGTGATTGAGCAGATGATAATTTAACTGATGAACAAATTTTAGACTTTTTAAGTGCTCAATATAATATGAAAAAAGTCTTTTTAGCTAATGGTAAAATTTTAAGACAAAGAAAAATTAAATTAAATTACAAAGATAATTATTTTGATTTAAGTAATAACAAAAAAGAGATTACTTGATTATTTAAAAAAGATTATTATGACGCATTATTAAAACAAGATAAGGTAACTAATGCTAAAATTAATTTTGAATTTTTTACCAATATTTTATATTTAGACGAGAATCGTTACAAGAGAGTTTTAGATTCTCAACAAAATTTAAATATTACTTTAGATTGAAATGAATTAGTAAAACAAAAAACTCTTATTTTTAAAAAAGAAACTCAAAGTGTTAATAATATTAAAATTGATTTTACTTTAACATTTACTTTAAATGAAGAAGGTATTCATTTTAGTTATAAATTAAGTGATGATAATGATTATTTAATAGTTGGAAATAATATAGCTGAAACTCTTTATTATCATCAAAAAACTTTGCCAGAAGTTAAATTCGATAAAAATAAAGCAATTTACTTTAATCAAAATTTTGGAGCTAATATTAACATTCAATACCAAAATGAAATTGAAAACGAGACTTTTAGCGAATATCAAAGTAATAAATTTGATTATCGAAATTTAAGTATAACACCTGAAAATATGCCTTTTTATATTTATAATGAAGCTTATAATCATGGTGAATTATTTAAATATAATCCTAATGAAAATTTAATTTATAAATGACACGAAGGATATAAACCTTCAGTTGAATTTATGCATTTAAGTTATGATGATCAAAGAATTAAAGATGTTAACAATCGAGTTTTAGCCTTTAATAATGGTTCTTCTTTAATGCTTGGTAAAGTTAATAAAGATAAACAAGATGGCAAATACTACTTTATTACTAATAATCATGTAGTTAATAACAATAATACAATTGAAACACCTTGAGAAAATGCCTGAAAAACAAATGCTAATTTCACTTTAAATGGAACTAATAAACATGTTATTTCTGCTGATGATCAAAAAGGCGTAGACAATGAAAACGCTACTTCTACACCAATTTTTACTTTTTGAACAGGATACAAACAATATAATGATGACGACGAAATACATGTTGACAGTAAAAATAAATTAGCTGTTTTACCTGATTTATCTACTTACATGATTGATGTTAATAATATTATTAATAATTTAAAAAAACAAGGCAAATTTAGCGCTGCTTTATGATTTGAAAATCTGAAAAAATTACCAAATTTAGGCATAAGCGATTACAATAAAGATAATATTGCTTATTTTTTAGAAATGCACAAAACTGTTAATAAAAACCCTAGTTTTGAAAATAAATTGAATTTTTCAACTAATCGTTTAATGACAGGTTTTCCTGGTTATAAACAAATTGGTTATATTTATAATGATAGTACTATAGGAACAGCAAGAGAAAGTTATCAAAGAACTTCTGTAGAAACAAGTTATGCCCCAATATTCTTTAGAGGCGGTTTAAGTGGTACGGGAGTAGTAGATGATAGAGGTAATTATATCACTAGTTTAAATGCTGCATCATTCTATAATTTTGCTACTTCATATTACAATTATTCTGTAGCTTGAAATAATGATAAAAATAAATATGAAAAATTTAATTGATTTGGTTTTGCTCCTAATATTGAACAATTATATAAATTAGCTAATAAAAATTCTCTTGCTTCAACTTTTTTAAAATTAAGTGCTTGAGATAGTACAATCGGAATACCTGAATGAGTATTTAATCCTAAACAATTACACAAAAATTAA
- a CDS encoding NADPH-dependent FMN reductase: protein MKKNTIVLSCSNSDVSKSLNYDLATKIAKLGSFDFINLADYNVDHISSDTVEKVPAKISELNEKLLPYEKMIFVTPEINGYMPGFAKNILDWLSTNKNWLGNKKAYIVAATPGAKAAPMVRAILTDVLGFFGAQVVGSYGFGEYQLNQDRSKEIQEFLNVVNQ from the coding sequence ATGAAAAAAAACACAATCGTTTTATCTTGCTCAAATAGTGATGTTAGCAAATCACTTAATTATGATTTAGCAACTAAGATTGCTAAATTAGGTTCATTTGATTTTATTAACTTAGCTGACTACAACGTTGATCACATCTCTAGTGATACTGTTGAAAAAGTTCCCGCTAAGATCAGTGAACTTAATGAAAAACTATTACCTTATGAAAAGATGATCTTTGTAACTCCTGAGATTAATGGTTATATGCCTGGATTTGCTAAGAATATCTTAGACTGATTATCAACTAACAAAAACTGACTAGGCAATAAGAAGGCTTATATCGTAGCAGCTACTCCTGGAGCTAAAGCAGCACCTATGGTAAGAGCAATCTTAACTGATGTATTAGGTTTCTTTGGCGCTCAAGTTGTAGGTTCATACGGTTTTGGTGAATACCAATTAAATCAAGATCGTAGCAAAGAGATCCAAGAATTCCTTAACGTTGTTAATCAATAA
- a CDS encoding IS256 family transposase → MNSKDEQMKQIQKLIVEFVKQFGPSSGKQLLNITDYIAKPVLQALVDGEHVGKLELLRENADNDENVYQNGSYTRNVKWGKEEIPIKMKRIRGENQDSQIIPKYQRIIHDKFILDVLSLASTRLSNNEIADQITSIYGFKVSPSVISNCIQTVQDEMRDWHERPLENNYPIIMIDGKVFKIKTEESGRSKYVNKTLYVVVGINADGQKELIALYVSNTESATEWINILDNLKERGLSETYIIVSDGLKGLKEAIENVYPKAMHITCTVHMIRNAAKYVSHSMKSDFLRDLKNIYGADNWESAKHNFEYLKNKWGGSNKRAVEVVERAMDNIEKLFSFSKALRTLVYTSNIVENYNSVIGSFLAAKKSFNNINQLLLDLYVHFGYNPRYKKLNQKSNRVRNWYRIYEELMDVFPNLLKKN, encoded by the coding sequence ATGAATTCAAAAGACGAACAAATGAAACAGATTCAAAAATTAATTGTTGAATTTGTAAAACAATTTGGTCCTAGTAGTGGAAAACAACTATTAAACATCACTGATTATATTGCTAAGCCTGTTTTACAGGCTCTGGTTGATGGTGAACACGTTGGCAAACTAGAGTTATTGAGAGAAAATGCTGATAATGATGAGAATGTGTATCAAAACGGCTCATACACTAGAAATGTTAAGTGAGGGAAAGAAGAAATTCCCATAAAAATGAAAAGAATTCGTGGTGAAAATCAAGACTCTCAAATTATCCCGAAATATCAAAGAATTATCCATGATAAGTTTATTTTAGATGTTCTTTCTTTAGCTTCTACTCGTTTGTCAAACAATGAAATCGCTGATCAAATAACGTCAATATATGGATTCAAAGTAAGTCCTAGCGTAATTTCAAATTGTATCCAAACTGTTCAAGATGAGATGCGCGATTGGCACGAAAGACCGCTAGAAAACAACTACCCAATCATAATGATTGACGGTAAAGTCTTTAAGATCAAAACTGAAGAAAGCGGACGGTCAAAGTACGTAAATAAAACGCTTTATGTCGTGGTAGGAATCAATGCGGATGGTCAAAAAGAGCTTATAGCGCTATACGTAAGCAACACCGAATCTGCTACAGAATGAATTAACATTCTTGATAATTTGAAAGAACGCGGCTTGTCTGAAACATATATTATTGTTTCAGATGGTTTAAAGGGTTTGAAAGAAGCGATTGAAAACGTTTATCCAAAAGCAATGCATATTACTTGCACGGTTCATATGATTAGAAATGCTGCAAAATATGTATCTCATTCTATGAAGTCCGATTTTTTAAGAGACTTAAAAAACATATATGGAGCAGACAATTGAGAAAGTGCAAAACACAACTTTGAATATTTAAAAAATAAGTGAGGCGGTTCTAACAAGCGCGCAGTTGAAGTTGTGGAAAGAGCGATGGACAACATAGAAAAACTCTTTAGCTTTTCTAAAGCTTTACGGACATTAGTTTATACCAGCAACATAGTTGAAAACTATAATTCAGTAATTGGGAGTTTCCTAGCTGCTAAAAAGTCTTTTAATAACATAAACCAGCTGTTATTAGACCTATATGTACATTTTGGTTACAATCCAAGATATAAAAAACTAAATCAGAAAAGTAATAGAGTGAGAAATTGATATAGAATATATGAAGAGTTAATGGATGTATTTCCGAACTTACTTAAGAAAAACTAA
- a CDS encoding ATP-binding protein, translating into MINNEKKYIKELVLSNSSSEHILQFLPGVNVIIGTKGGGKSTLLKILYGLHANYSNYDSDIDQIAKTFGFNVDKLVYSNGDIKRWRDKRTKYPKDEQRNDIIIQDDKIKKELDTAATFKKEKNRFLEKSCKMVAKDLSIFFDGYFKTFHELNQLLKNLNELNIHDLFQLKNDRNKRLLEQIQKLLVNSLNRTQEKNNKWVIKVHTDLYSILRHYLNKVIEHKPRSGEIELISNQDYEKIIETVLSLLKLHTRSIFDKSLNNVKYDAVTNTIKDYEQYLKDSQETDRRIGSFSSALEEKFKSIARVLANNFAYFDNFLDQKFSKIPIKNKAKSENDSDIQFEIDLEYDLGETSEEDPPLYKIFSKCLYKPSVFTDKVKWLNNFLQKGGFKDNKYDLDDDEILLQTLEKYFEENLQNKITVLLDGKDYEKLSLGTRSSYGVSRVIKNCQSSILFLDQPEDNIDSYTIAKTLIPAIKENDKIGQVFIITHNSNTGILTDPQTTTVCSFRTNDIQNSYRQSNLTDKLEIIEDEVVNENASAHYLEGGIQALEERHSILVNKKRGWWK; encoded by the coding sequence ATGATTAATAATGAAAAAAAATATATCAAGGAACTTGTTTTAAGCAATAGTTCAAGCGAACATATATTACAGTTTTTACCTGGTGTTAATGTCATAATTGGGACTAAAGGTGGTGGGAAATCTACCTTGTTAAAAATCTTGTATGGCTTACATGCGAATTATTCCAATTATGATAGTGATATCGATCAGATCGCTAAAACGTTTGGTTTTAATGTTGATAAGCTTGTTTATTCAAACGGTGATATTAAACGTTGAAGGGATAAAAGAACCAAATACCCAAAAGACGAACAGAGAAACGATATCATTATTCAAGATGACAAGATTAAAAAAGAATTAGATACAGCAGCTACTTTTAAAAAAGAAAAGAATCGTTTTTTAGAAAAAAGCTGTAAAATGGTAGCAAAAGATTTAAGTATCTTTTTTGATGGTTATTTTAAAACTTTTCATGAGCTTAACCAACTGTTAAAAAATTTAAATGAACTAAATATTCACGATCTGTTTCAATTAAAAAACGATAGGAACAAACGGTTATTAGAACAGATCCAAAAGCTGTTAGTTAACTCATTAAATCGCACACAAGAAAAAAATAATAAGTGAGTCATCAAAGTTCATACAGACTTATATAGTATTTTAAGACACTACCTTAATAAGGTTATTGAGCATAAACCTAGATCTGGTGAAATTGAATTAATTAGTAATCAAGATTATGAAAAGATTATTGAGACAGTACTAAGCTTGCTGAAATTACATACTAGATCGATCTTTGATAAATCTTTAAATAACGTTAAATATGATGCAGTAACCAACACGATTAAAGATTATGAACAATACTTAAAAGATTCTCAAGAAACTGATAGAAGAATCGGTTCATTTAGTTCAGCACTAGAAGAAAAATTCAAGTCGATTGCAAGAGTATTAGCTAATAACTTTGCTTATTTTGATAACTTTCTAGATCAAAAATTTTCTAAAATTCCGATCAAGAATAAAGCTAAAAGTGAGAACGATTCTGATATTCAATTCGAAATCGATCTTGAATATGATTTAGGTGAAACTAGTGAAGAAGATCCACCGTTGTACAAGATTTTTTCAAAATGCTTGTACAAACCAAGTGTGTTTACTGACAAAGTTAAATGATTAAACAACTTTTTACAAAAAGGCGGGTTTAAAGATAATAAATACGATCTAGATGATGATGAGATCTTATTACAAACTTTAGAAAAATACTTTGAAGAAAACCTTCAAAACAAGATCACTGTTTTATTAGACGGTAAGGATTATGAAAAGTTGTCATTAGGAACAAGATCAAGTTATGGTGTTAGTCGTGTGATTAAAAATTGTCAATCATCAATCTTATTCTTAGATCAACCTGAAGATAATATTGACAGTTATACGATTGCTAAAACCTTAATCCCAGCAATCAAAGAAAATGATAAGATCGGGCAAGTGTTTATTATTACTCACAACTCAAATACGGGGATCTTAACCGACCCACAAACAACAACAGTTTGTTCGTTTAGAACAAACGATATCCAAAACTCATATCGTCAATCTAATTTAACTGATAAGTTAGAGATTATCGAAGATGAAGTGGTAAATGAAAATGCTTCAGCCCACTATTTAGAGGGCGGGATACAAGCTTTAGAAGAACGCCACTCAATTCTTGTTAACAAAAAAAGGGGATGATGAAAATAA